The nucleotide sequence TCCAGCGCCGCGCAGTCGGGGTGGGCGGCATAGTCGGGCTTCAGCATCTGTTCGAGGAAGTCGCCGAGCCGCATCGCGGTCGCTACGCGGTAGGCCGACGGACAGGCGAACATCAAATGCTTTTCCCAACGCACGTAGATGTTGATGTCGCCGCCGTACTGTTCTACGCGGTTCTCCGAGAGATATTCGTAGCGCTCGCCGAGATACCGGGTGCTCATCGATGCCCCCTCACGCCGCGTTGGCCGGCTTGGTCTTGTGTGCTTCCTGCCAGGCGTCCCAGTTCTTCTGATCGGGCGAACCGCGGTACTCGCCGGTATCGACATCGCGTTCGAGATGCAGCCAGGCCGCGTATTCGAAGATGTCGCGCGCGCCGCCCGCCTCGCCGCGATAGATCTGCTGCGGCGGGATCAGCGCCTGCACGTATTTCATCGGCTCGTGATTGAAGATGTCGGCGCAGCCGTCGGAACAGCAATGGTGCCGGGTGCCGGCCGCCTCGACGATGCGCACGCTCTGGGTCAGCGGATCGTCAGGCTCGGTGTAGAAACATCGGGATCTGGCACACCTGGCACACCATCGGCAGGCGATTGTTGTAATAACGCTCGCCGCGCTGTTCGCGTTCACGCAGGAACAGGAGGCGCGGTTTGTACAGCGTGTCGAAGGTCGCGCCGTATTTGTCGCTGAGCCAGGCGATTTCCTCGTCGTCCGGCACCCAGGTATGCAGGCTGAGCGCATTGCCGTATTGATAGAGCACCGTCCACATCTCGTGGGTCAGACGCTGCTTTTCCTTGGCCGCGACTTCGTGGTGCCTGGGCAGGCGGATGCCGTAGCGGCCGAGATCGTGAAACAGCGCCGCGCCGTTCTCTTCCCAGTAGATGCCCCAGGCCTCGGCCCATGACATGACCTTCTTCGGCAGCATGTAGTCCATCATGGTGCCGACCAGGCCCAGCAGCCGGTAACCGCGCCAGAACCATTTATCCAGCCAGCCTTGCACGATCGGCACGTTGTCCTCGTGCTGCTGCAGCATGAACTTCACCACCTCGAGGCCGAGGGTCATGTGCCGCGATTCATCGGACTGCGCCGAAAAACCGAAAGTGGTGGTGGCCATGTCGCCGTTATAGGCGGCGCCCGACACGAAGGGCATGAACAGCAGGTTGGTCAGCACGTATTCGAAGGCAAACGAGATCGAGGTGACGAACTCGAACGGGCCGGCCGTCATCGCGTCCTCGAAGAAGCTCTTGGGGATGGACAGGTACCAGGCGCGATCGCGCATGTGCGCGAAGCCGTGAAAGCCGTTGAAGAACTTGTTGTAGTGGCTGAACGCGTGCAGCTGGGTCTGGGCGTGACGCAGTTCATCGATGGACTGCATCTGGCAGGCGATGCGCGCGCCGGCGCCGCGAAACGCGCGCCCGGCATGGGCGAAGCCGCGATGGGCGGCGTATTCCAGCGGCGTGATGCCCTGCAGCCACAGCTTCACCGCCGACAGGTAGCGCGCGTCGGAAATATTCAGCTGGCCGTTGTTCTGCTGGAAGGCGTCGAGGATGGCGTAGAGCTTGCGCTCCTTCTCCGACTGGTATTTCCAGTAGGCATCCATGGTCAGACGGAAGGGATCGGCCCACGCGTCCCAGTCCTTGATCTTGATGCCTTCGTACTGGTCGTAGGAAACACCGCGCCCATCGGCTGGTAGGTCGTTTCCCAGTCCAGGCCGCGCGTCAGCAGTGCGTAGCGTTCCTTGAGTCCGAGCTTCTTGGCCATGATCTATTCCCGTGTGCGCGTGACGTGGACGCGGCGGCCGCTCAGGCCTGCCAGTACAACACGAACTCGTCGTCGTCCTCGTCGATGTTGCCGCCGAGGGAGATGAGATTGATGTGGATTTCCTGCAGGTCGAATTCGCGACCCAGCGCCGCTTCGACCGACTCGCGCCGGATCACGAGGCGCGAAGGGCAATCGATCTTGACCATGCCCGGCGATTCGTTGAGCACCGCCGCCGGGTTGTCGGCGAGGATGGCGGTGATGATGGGCTGCGCCTCGGCGTTGTTCTGCAGGGAGATGAAGACTTTGTCGGCCATGGTTCAAGCCTCGAGGGCAAAGCCGAGACGCGCGACGCGCGCGCGCAGGGCGCTGTCGAGCGCGGCCACCTCGGCCGCACCGTCGCCGTCGAAGGCGTAGTCCGCGAGCGGCAGCAGCGCCTGCGCGACGTCGCCCAGCCAGCGCGCGGTCCAGCCCTGCAGCAAGGCGCGATTGTCGGCCGCCTCGGCGGCGGCGGTCTTCAGCACCGCGTCCACCCAGCGACTCGATTCGGCGTACCAGTCGACCATGAATTCCGACAGCATCGAGAACACCGCCCCCCCTTGCTGGATGAGGCGCGCGTCGAAACGCTCGAACACCAGCGGATGCACCAGTCCATCGATGACGAGGTTCTGCGCCACGAACAGTTCGAACCAGTCGCGCGTCACCATCGAGTTCTCGACCACGCGCCGCAGCGGCTGCCACATCACGTCGCTCATCCACGCCGCCTTGGCGACGTCGAGCAAGGTCGGGTCGTTGTCGCCGAGCATCAGGCCGGCGCGCGACAGGTACTGCGCAACACCGAGTTCATCCATCATGTGCATGCCGGCCGCCGAGGTCAGCGGCCCGCCGTGACCGTAGGCGCAGATATAGGAATTGTTGGTATTGGCCGCCCACGCGACATGACGCATGGGCAGCACGAAACGCGTGATGCGCTCGCGCCATTGCGGCGTCAGCGCCGCCAGCAGGCCGCGCTTCTCGACGAAGTCGAAATTGCGTTCCTGGAACCTGTTGCCGGCCGCGCTGTATGGTCCAGGTGCCGTAGTAGTACTGGCGCGGGTCGACGAGATCGTCGAAGTCCTTCATCACCACGGCGGTGCGGCGCGGGTCGTACAGCGCGTGGCTTTGGTCCCAGGTCGGGCGGTAGTGGAAATTCACGTTCGGCTGCAGGCCCCAGACCGCTTCCTGGTAGCGCGTGGCGGGCTTGTCGCCGCCGAGCTTGTCGGCGATGTGATCGAAGGTGCGACGCAGCGGCTCGACGTGGGTGGTCTTGAGATCAATCGACACGGTTTTGCTCCTCGTGCTCGTCGTCCGCCTGCCAGCGTCGCGACGCGGCATCGACCGCGCGCGCTTCGGCCGGCGTCAAGTGCACCACCTGGTGACGGGCGCAGAATTCGGCGAAGGCCGCCGGCGGCAGTGTCATTTCGAGGTACAACGTCGGGTCGCCGATGGAGAACTGGAACTCGGTGTAGCCGCGATGATTGGCGCGTGTCACGCGCACGTAATGGCGCGGCGCGGCGTGGCGGGCGCAGCGCCGGGCCCGGCTTGCATCGGTGTCACTTGCGCCATCGTCATGCGCCTCGCCCGCGCATCTCGTCAGCGTTGCATGGTCGCGCTATAGCCCCAGCGCGTGGGTCAATAGCCCTGACGACGACTTGCCGCCGACCGACTTCACGTAGCCGACCACGATCGGCGGGAATTGCGCGACCGAGTCCCGGTTCATGCCGAGCTGTGAGAAGGCCGGCGCCAGCGCCTGCACGGCCTGCAGCTTGTCGCCCACCGCGGTGCCCGCGAGCAATGCGCCGGCCGCGCCGACGCCGCTCTGCCCACCGGCATTGCCGGCCAGGGCGCCGGCCGCGACGCCGGCGAGTCCGCCCTGCGCGCCCGGTACCGCACCGCCCACGGAAGCCGCCAGCTTGTCGCGCGCCGCGCCCTTGAGCGCGTCGGTCGGCGACACCGGCTGACCGAGCGCAGCCGCCGCCAGCGCGCCCGTCGTCGAACCACCGCCCGCCGCCGCCGCGAGGCTGCCGGCGGGAGCACCACCGGCGGCTGCGGCCGCCAAGGTGCCGGCCGTCGAACGACCACCGGCCGCCGCCGCCAGCGCGCCGACCGAGGTACCCGCGCCCGCCGCGCCGGCGAGCGCCGCGCCCTGGGCCAGCCCGCCCCCCGGTGTCGTCGTCGCCGACGCCTGTTCGCCCGGCAGGAAGGCGGGCGCGGCGCCGAGATAGGCGCTCATGCCCGGCACCACCGCGTTCAACTTCTGGAAGTTCTCGGGCGTCATCTGCGGGCAACGCGGCGATGACGGCCGCGAGCATGATGCGGCGAATGGAACGTGATGCGACATGACGAACTCCCTTCTCGATGGCAATGATCGGCGATGATGGCCCATCCTCAGCCGGGATGATAGCCACGGCGGACGACTTACGCGACGCCGGCCATCGAACCTTTCAGCCGCAGCGGAGAATCGCCACATGCCCGGTCCCCGCACGGCGCCCGTGCCATCGACCTGACGTCGATGATCCCGGTTTGCCCGCGACCATGATGCTGGCTGACCAAGGCGCGGGAAGCCATCAAGGTCGAGAATCCTGACGGCGGTGATTACGTGCAATGCGCCGGCAACCGGCGCGGTGACTTCTCGGCCGCCTTCTCAACAACAACCGTAAATAAGCGTTTACCGGCGCTCGATCTGAAAGACCTGCGCGGCGCGGCGCTGCTGCTGGAACCGCGCGCGGCGCGGATGTGTTCGTGCAGAATTTCCGGCCCGGCGTCATCGAACGTACGGGCCTGGGTGAAGCGGTGGTGCGTGCGGCGCGCCTCCGACATCGTACGTGTCCATCGCCGGCTTCGGCTTCGATGGCCCCTTTACGCGTCGCGACCGGTCTACGACCCTTGATCCAGGCGCTGTCGGGACTCGCCACCGCAGGTTCCGGCTCGACGAAGCGCGGCCGCGCCTCGGTGCACCCGCCATCGTGCCGGACAAGGTCAGCGCCCTGATGGCGCAGGCGATCATTACCGCCGCGCTGCTCGCGCGCGCCGCGGCGCGCCCGGCTGGACGTGCGCTGTCGATGCTCGACGCGATTGTCGCTTTCTGTGGCAGTCCGACATGGGCAGCCAGAGACCGGTCGGCGCCGACATTCCGCAACAGGCGGCGGCGAGTTTCATCGATCCAGCTCTATGACACCGCCAGCGGCCATATCAAGTGGCGGTGATGCCGTCGGATAGAGGAATGGCGCGCCACTCACCCGCGCCCCGACACGCCCTGCGTGGCTGACGATCCCGCGCTTCGCCACGCCGGCCCTGCGGGATCGTATTATCGACGGCTCGCGCTCATCCAGGAACGACTGCGTAGCCACAGCGCCGAATACGGCTGGCGCCTCGAAGCGGAAGGCGCCTTGCGCGCCGGTGTTGACGCGCAACCAGATGATTCAACACCCGCAGGTGCTGGCCAACGATCCGCTGCAGGATGCCGAACACCCGCAGGTTGGCGCGCTGCGCCAGTGGCCTGCGGCGCGCTTTCGGTCACGCCCTGGGCGACATACGCCGTGGCGCGCCGCGCCTCGGCGAGGATACGCAGGCGTTGCTGAGGAATTGGGATTTGACGACGAGCGAGTGGGGGCCTTGGCCCAGGCAGAGCGGTCAGGAGCGCGTGAGAGGCAGAAATGATTGTGGTCCGACTGAAGTCGACCTGCACAATAAACCGCCGGATTACTTGATATCGAGCGTCTTCAGGCCGGTCTGGCTGCGCGAAGTGCTGGCCAAGCTTGACCATGTTTCGTCGGTGAGGCCGAGCGCCTTGACCTGCATGCCCATGATCGGCAGGATTGCGGCGCCCGTCGCGATAGTTCTTCGTGGCGACTGCACGATAGTCGGCGTGGGGACCGGCCAGCACCGAGTAGTCGGCGCCAGCGGCTTGTCACCCTTCGCCATTGGCAGGCGGCACAGGCCTGGAGCTGGTGTCGTCGAAGTCATGCCGTTGCCGGCGGGGGGCGGCCGCTTGTCTGGCGCTGGCGAGATTGGTGAACGCGGCCAGGCCGAGCGCACAGACGAAAGAGAAAATCATTTGGTGTTCATGCGTGGTACTCCGGCGACCTTATTGACCGACTACTTGTTGCGGTAGCTTTCGATGTAAGCGCCGATGTCGGCCATGTCCTGATCGCTCAGGTTGGCCGCGTTCGCATGCATGGTGTCGTGCTGACGGCCGCCATCGCGGTATTGCTTGAGCGCGACTCGATGTACTTGCCACTCTGTCCGCCCAGCATCGGCACGATAGCTGGGGATACACATTGAAATAGCCCGCACGGCATGGCAGCCCAGGCAGGTTTCCGCCTTTGCGTCCGGCCGCCGCATCGCCATCGGCAACGCGCTGGCGGAGCCGGGCAGCAGCAGGACGGCGGTGAAGACCCGAGCTCTTTCGCAAATTCATCAGGTCCCTCTGCCGGCGCCGACGCCAGCGACGGTAGCCATCACGGCGCACCGTGACAGTCTTGTGTTGTTTGATCTGACTGGCGCGTGGCGCGCCGCTGAGTGACAGCGTGGGGCGGCGGCCGTCGCCGGCACCGCCGAGCCACCCCACGACACCGTCCATCTCGACGCCAGCAGGTACCCCATACCCGCAGCCGCCATCCGCGCGTGGCCACGAGGGCAGTCTGCGCGAACGCGCGAATACTACCAGACCCGCCTGCCGAGTGGAAGCTGAGGCGCATTCGCATCGACGGTGCGGGCCACGCGTGCTTTCCATTACCATCGCTGGACATGTCGATCATTGCCATCCATCGCGGCGCCGTCGCGCGCCTGTGTCTGTTGCTGCTGGTGCTGGGTGTCGCGGCGTGTGGCCAGGGCAAGCATGACGACAGCTATTTCCCGCTCGAGCCCGGCAGCCGCTGGCAGTATCGCGTCGAGCGCACCACCATGGATGGCCGCCGCGAACTGCGTCACGCCTTGTCGGTGCTGGACCCGCTCGCCAATCAGCCGGCCGATCTGCGCGTGCGCGCGACGCTCGACGGGCAACGCTATC is from Pseudomonadota bacterium and encodes:
- a CDS encoding phenol hydroxylase, with translation MSTRYLGERYEYLSENRVEQYGGDINIYVRWEKHLMFACPSAYRVATAMRLGDFLEQMLKPDYAAHPDCAALDFARCAWKLDKAPWQPDFDKSIADNGVGHMSYIEFHAPGLDGLNGLGY
- a CDS encoding MmoB/DmpM family protein; protein product: MADKVFISLQNNAEAQPIITAILADNPAAVLNESPGMVKIDCPSRLVIRRESVEAALGREFDLQEIHINLISLGGNIDEDDDEFVLYWQA
- a CDS encoding phenol hydroxylase; the encoded protein is MRVTRANHRGYTEFQFSIGDPTLYLEMTLPPAAFAEFCARHQVVHLTPAEARAVDAASRRWQADDEHEEQNRVD
- a CDS encoding DUF2780 domain-containing protein, which translates into the protein MSHHVPFAASCSRPSSPRCPQMTPENFQKLNAVVPGMSAYLGAAPAFLPGEQASATTTPGGGLAQGAALAGAAGAGTSVGALAAAAGGRSTAGTLAAAAAGGAPAGSLAAAAGGGSTTGALAAAALGQPVSPTDALKGAARDKLAASVGGAVPGAQGGLAGVAAGALAGNAGGQSGVGAAGALLAGTAVGDKLQAVQALAPAFSQLGMNRDSVAQFPPIVVGYVKSVGGKSSSGLLTHALGL
- a CDS encoding cytochrome c, whose amino-acid sequence is MAMRRPDAKAETCLGCHAVRAISMCIPSYRADAGRTEWQVHRVALKQYRDGGRQHDTMHANAANLSDQDMADIGAYIESYRNK